The genomic region GTGGCCGTGCTGATCGAGAAAGGTGCGCGTGCTGCCGGGCACCTGCCCGCTGCCGAAGGTGTAGGTCAGCAGCAGGTAGGCGCGCTCTGGCGTCTGCGTCCGCACGTCCACCGCCTCTGTGCCCACCGCTGTGGCCAGCTCCCGCGCCAGCCGCCGCACGTTGCCGGTCAGGGAGTCGTAGGCGAGCAGCATCACCCTTTCAGTCCGCGCCGACCGCGCAGCTCGGCGTCGAAGAGCTGCAGCTCGGCCGCCAGCGCCCCCACCACCCGCCGCACATCGGCCTCCGAGAGCACGCCGCGCTCGTTCAGCACGGCCAGCAGCTCCAGCATCATGCCCACGCTGCCCTGTCCCTGGGCCGCGCCCTTCAAGGCGGCCAGGGCCTGGGGGTTACAGGACATGGCGCCGCTCCATGCGGGGCACGGGGGTGGGCTGTCCGTCGTCGTCCAGCGCCACGAGCACGAAGGTGCCGGTACATCCCAGTTCCCGGCGCTCGCTGTACATCTGCTCGATGAACAGTTCCACGAGCACGGTCATGCTGCTGCGACCTGTGCGGATCACGCGCGCGACAAGGTCCACCAGGCTGCCCTGCGGAATGGGGCGGGTGAACTCCATGGCGTCCAGGTGCCGCGTGACCACCCGGCGGCGGCAGTACCGGGTGGCGGCGATAAAGGCGGCGCTTTCCATGAGCGACAGGGCCTCGCCGCCGAACAGTGTGCCGTGGTGGTTGGTGTCGCCGGGAAACACCACGTGGGTCACGCGGGTCTCGACCGCGTACGGGCGGAGCGGTGAGAAAGGGGGACCAAACGGAGAGTGCGCGGAAGCGTTCATGAAGTGACCTCGCAGGAAAGCAACAGAAGCAATAGAGCCGTGACGCCGGTGCCGGTGCAGCACGGGTCAGAAGGGTGGCAACGCAAAAAAACGCCTCCGCACGGCCCACGGGGGGCGGCAAAGACGGTAGGGCACAGCTAGTTCGGCACGGTGGTCATCCTTGGCTCCTACGCGGGAGCAGGCACGAGAGGACGTGGACTCCGCGAGGCGAGCGTTCGGACTGAAGACCGTAGCGCGACTGTGCCGGACTGACCTCGCTGCGCCGGGTGGGGCGCGCAAGTATGACCGGACTTCCCTCGGTTCCTGCGGAGGCTGCCCGTCGGGGCAGCGACGTCACTGTACTCCATCTGCTGTGCACAGGTGGGTGGGGGCACGGCAGATGGAGTACAGGCGGGTGGGCGCGCACAACCAGGCCTATACCCTCAAGCTTTGCTGTTCATATCCCGCTCTTTCTGTGATAATCGGGGAGGTTCACGAGGTTCCCTGCCGGAACCGAGAAAGGAGGGCGATGCCCGCATCTGGAAGTCGCGGCTGAGTCTGGAGGGCGAGCAGGCCCTGCCGGTCCTCAAGGCGCTGGCGAATGAAACCCGTCTGTTGATCCTGAGCCTGCTGACCCACAACGCCATGAACGTCTCGGAACTGGCCGCGGCGCTGGGGCTCGCGCATCCCACGGTGAACTTCAACCTCAACCAGCTGGTGGACGCGGGCCTGATCACGGTTGAATATGAACCGGGCACCCGCGGCTCACAGAAGTTGTGTTCGCGCTGTACTTTACCGCGCAGGACGCGGCCAGCGGCCGCCAGTGCATCGGCGTGGCAACTGCATCCTCCCCGGCGGGTCCCTTCCGGGATGCCTCCGCGCAGCCGCTGGTCTGCCAAGTCGGCGAGGGCGGCAGCATCGACGCCAGCCCCTTTCAGGACGCCGACGGAACACGCTACCTGCTGTGGAAGAACGACGGCAATTGCTGCAACCAGGCCACCAACCTGTATCTTCAGCCGCTCAGCGCCGACGGCCTGCGCCTGACTGGCAAGGCGAGCACCCTGATCCAGAACTTCCAGCTGTGGGAGGGCGCCGTGATCGAGGCCCCCACCCTGTACCATGCGGGCGGCGTGTACTACCTGCTGTACTCGGCCGGTCCGTACGACAGTGACCTGTACGCGGTGGGCTACGCGACGGCCCCGCGCGTGACCGGGCCGTACAAAAAGGCCCCGGAGAATCCCATCCTCGTGAGCCGGGGGGAGGTGGCCGGTCCCGGGCACCAGACGGTGGTGACCGACGGCGCGGGCCGCACTTGGCTGGCGTACCACGCCTGGACCGCCGGGCGCACCTCGGACGCGGCGGGCGGCTACCGCAGCCTGCGGCTGGACCCGGTGAGTTGCGCAGGCGGCCGGGTGAAGGTCACCGGGCCGACCGTGACGCCGCAGCGGGCGCCGGCGCCGTTGCCCGCGGGTCCCCTGTACCCGGGGGACTTCGCCGATCCCTTCGTGCTGAATGTGGACGGCACGTACTACGCCTACGGCACCGGCCTGCACGGCAGAGCCGGAGGGCTGGCCTTCGAGGCGCTGTCCTCGCCGGACCTGATCCACTGGACCTCCCACGGCGGAGTGCTCACGCCGCTGGGACCGGAGCGCCGGGACCACTGGGCCCCGGAGATCGCGCGCCGGGAGCAGACCTTCTACCTGTACCACTCGGTAGGCCACGGGGACCAGGGGCACCACCTGCGGGTGGCGACGGCGGCGCATCCGCTGGGGCCGTTTGAAGACCTGGGCCTGAACCTGACGCCGGACGAACTGTTTGCCATCGACCCGCATCCCTTTCAGGCTCCGGACGGCGCGTGGTGGCTGTTTTTCGCGCGCGACGACCTGGGCGGCGAGCGCCCCGGCACCGTGCTCGCGGTGGCCCCACTGCACGACATGACCCGGCTGGGCGAGGCCCGGACCATTCTGCGCGCCAGCGGCGACTGGCAACGCTACCAGCGGGAGCGGGCGATGTACGGCGGCGTCCACGACTGGCACACCCTGGAAGGGCCCTTCGTGGTGTGGCGCGCGGGCCGGTTCCAGCTGCTGTACTCGGGAGGAGCCTGGGTCAACGAGACCTATGGAGCAGGGCACGCGGTCGCCGATCATCCGCTCGGACCGTGGACCGAGCCGGTGCCGGGTGCCTGCGTGTTGCGCACCGCCGGCTCCCTGCGGGGGCCCGGCCACGCCAGCGTGACCGCGCGGGGGGGGCAGGACGTTCTGGTGTTCCACGCCTGGGACGCGCTGCGCACGCGCCGGCAACTGTACGCCGCGCCGCTGTTCTGGCGGGAGGGCCGGCCCTGCACGGAGTGGTCCGGGGGACCGTGACCGCCCGGTGCGGAGCCACGAGAATCACGCCGGGGCCTCCTCGTCCGGCAGGGGCGGAATCCGGGCGACAAGCAGATGCCACCCTTCCCGGCCGTCCCGGGCCACGCACAGGTGGGTGTGAAGGGTCCCGAGCTCCTCCACGGCCCCGCGGGCGTTGCGCGTCCACCGCAGCGGCGCCGGGTCGTCCCCGTCCTGGGCAAAGGCGTGTCGCAGGCTGCGCTGCAGGGCGCTGCGGACGGTGCCGAGCAGCTCGTGTGGAACGCCGAGCGGAACGATCAGGGCGACGTGCCCTCCCGCCTTCACGGCGGGCACACTGTGCTCCAGGATCCGCTCGAGCCACGCGACGTAGCCCGCGTCGTCCGGCGTGAAGCGGTCCCTGGGCAGGTTCAGGCTGCCGGGCAGGGGGGGATGAAGGATCAGCAGGTGCGGGTGTGGGTGGGGTGAGTCCTGCAGGGCCGTGCCCAGGTCGCTGACGAGCAGGTTGAGCGGCCGGACATGCCGCGCGCCCGGTGGGGGCCAGCGGTCGCTCGCCCAGGCGATGTGGCCGAGTTCGGTCGCGATGCGGGCGACGTTGCCCGCACCGGCCATCGGGTCGGCGACCACGCCGGGCGTGGGCTGGTAGCGGGCAATCAGGCTGCGCGCCACCGCCGGATGCAGGCCTTCGGCGTGGTCGACCTCTTCGCGGCGGTAGACCCACGCAAGGTCGCGGTGGTCGTACCGGCGCGGCGGACGTCCGCCCGGCGGCCTGGGGGCCAGCCAGCCGCGGCCCGGCGGCGGGTCCTGCTCCCGGCGCAGGTGCCCGGCGAGCTGCCGGCGCTGATCCGACAGGGAACCCGTGAGGCTCAGTCCGCGCAGCCGGCCGGTCCGGTCCTGCTGCCCCAGGGTTTCGAGCAGCTGGAAGTTCGCGCCCGCGGCGAGCAGGGCGCGGCGTTCCGGTCCCCACGCCGCGATGTAGCGCAGGTGCCGGCGGACGTAGGTCCCGCTTCCCAGGGCATTCATGACCGCCGCTGCCGCCGCGTTCCCCCGGTCGACATCGGCCAGAAAGCGGGTCAGCAGCGCGTCGTCTCCGTCGCCGACGGTGTGGTCGGTTCCGTAGTGGGCGGCGACCGCCTCGAGCAGCGCGACATACCGTCGCCAGGTGGATCCGCCGCGGGTCATATGCCCGAGAATGCCACGCCGGGGGCCGGTCCGTTGAACGGATTGCGGCGGCGGTTCCGGGACGGGCGTTCACACCGGCGTCCAGCGGATTCCGTTCAACGGACAGACCGACCGTGATCAAGACTGGGATCAGGAGGTGCACATGACCCGCATCTGGACCGACGCCGATCCTTTCGACGAGCCCCCGCCCCACCCGCTGCTGCGAGCGATCGGTGACGCCCTCTCCTGCCTGGAGCCTGTGCTGCGCTCGGTACAGTACGACGCCGCCGGCCCGCAGCCCTGCGTCACCGTGGGCTTCGGCGGCGCGTGGCACCTCGCGGGCATCCGCATCCTCGACGAGGACACGCTGCTGCTGGACCTGCCGGTGGGCGAGGTCGACCAGGCGGCCGAGGTTCTCGCGGCCCTGCTCGCTGAGAACCTCGGTGGCCCCTGGCTCTACCGCGTGGACGGCCCCTCGCGGGGCGCGCGCCTGATCGTCGTGATCGAGCACCTGATGCCGCTGGCCGACCTGCCCGACCTGCCGGGCCGGCTCCTCGCCGGCTGGCAGGAGAAACTCATCCGCCAGGGCCTGCTGGAGGCCCTGGGCAACGCTGGAGGCACCCCATGATGACCGAGCGCCGTCCCGCCCCGCCCGAACATCCCCGCGCGGCCGCGCTGCTCGCCGCCCTCGAGCGCGTGCAGGTGGTGCTCGACGCGTGGCGCTGGGACGTGGTCGGGGAAGACCTGGTCGTGGTGACGTTTCTGCGCCGCGCGCGCGTCAGTCTGCGGATCTGGCTGCAGGCGGACGTGATCAACCTTGACGTGTGGTGTGCGACCATTGCCCCGGACGTGAACCGGCTGAGCTGGCTGCTGGCGCAGAACCTCGGCCAGCCCTTCAAGGCCCGCGCGTGCCACGCGGAGGGTGGCCTGCACATCTACCTCACCCGGGACGTGCCCCTGGACGCGCTGGACGACCTCGGCGCACTGATCTGGGACGCGTACGAGGCCTCGCTGCTCACGGCCGGGCGCCTGCTGCAGGTGGCTCCCGCCCCGGCCGCCGACCACCGCGCGTGATTCCTGGGACCGCCTGGGATGTTCCGTCCGGTGTCTGGCGTCCTGTGTAGGGCGCAGGGCCCTGAGATGCTCTTCCCAGGACACTTCGGCAGATCCCCGGTCCCCTGCCCGTGGCCGAGAGCTCTTCAAAGGTCTGGAGGGCTTCGGACGTCTGCCGGGCGCGCTGCAGGGCAACGGCATCGACAGGCACGCTGGCGAGCATCAACATGGCGGACGGCACGGCGGTCCGGACGGGCGAGGGGTGACGTTACCGGTCGTCCCTCCGGGAGGCCGGCGGATCAGGCAGATGGAAAAAGTCCAGTCCGGCCGCCGGCGCTGGCAGCGCCGCAAGACCCGTGGGCCGGGTGTAGTAGGCCCAGGGAAACCACAGGGTTCCGACACGTCCCCAGCCCTGGGCTTCCAGCGCACCGCGCCCAGGATCGAAGGCGAGGACCCGGCGGTGTTCCCACTGCTGGGTGTCGCGTGTAATCAGGTGATACAGCGTTCCAAACCCCACGGAGTGCCATCCGTACCGCCCCGCGCGGTTCAGGATCTCCATCTCATCGAAGGCGGTCAGCGGACTCAGCCGGTGGGTTTCCCCGGGTGGCCAAGCCCCGGTATCGGAGGGAGGGGCGGATTTGCCGAAGCGTTGCTGCGCGGCCTGCCGGGTCATGCCGAGGGTGCTTCCGATGGTCTCCCAGCTGTGCCCCGCGCTGCGGGCGGCCAGAACGCTGGACTGCAGCAACGCCTCGACCGTTCGCTGCGCCGCGGCGGTCTGCCGGATCAGGTCGAGATGCGCCTGTGGCTCGCTGTCCAGGCGCCCTGGAAGGTCCGGGAGCGATGTGGTGATGGCCGCGGAGAGCTGCTTTTCCAGAGTGGTCGGATCGGTCATTCCTTGCTGGAGGCGGAGCGGTGGGCCAGTCCCAGGAGAACGATGGCCAGGGCGAGCAGCACGCCGGCCGCCCTGAGCAGGTAGGGTACTTCGAGGGCGCTGCTCAGGACGGCCGTCATGCTGGCGGAAAGGGCGCAGGTGGCGGCCAGCACGCGGAATCTGACGTTCTGTTCACTGGGGGTCATATGTCAACTTTAGATTGACGCGGCCGCTTTGTCAACCTTTTGTTGCATTCCGCCATCTGCAGCCGCCGGGTGTGTAGACCGGTCCATGACCGTCCATGGGGAGTCCTGGAACGTCCCTGGGCATGTCCCCGCCCCGGTTGGCGTTTCTGGCACGACTTCCTGATGGTCCCCCGGGATCACTCCAGGCGGCGTGCCGGTCCGTTCTGCGTGGTCGGCAGGGTCACCGCGCAGGCCAGGGCAGGGTCATGGCCCGACAGCCGGCCAGGAAGTCCCAGTGGGTCAGCTTTCCTCGAGGTGACTGCCGCAGGTCCCTCGGGAGTGCTCCCCGTGCCCACCTCGGCCCTTAGCCTGTGCCGGACGCCGGCGGGACTTTCGGCAGCGCCTCTCCGCAGCGCCGGCAGTAGCGGGCATCTGACTGATGGGCCTTCAGGCCGCAGCGTGAACATTCCCGCGCTCCCAGGGAGGTGCCGTCCTCATGGCGCCGCTCCGCGTGGGCCTGGGTCAGTCCCACCGTGACGATGCCGGTGGGCACCGCGATGATGCCGTAGCCCAGAATCATCGCCAGCGACGCCAGCGCCTTGCCCCACCCGGTCCTCGGCGCGATGTCTCCGTACCCCACGGTGGTCAGCGTGACGATGGCCCAGTAGATGCCCGTGGGTATGCTGGTAAAGCCGTTGGAAGGACCCTCGACGACATACATCAGGGTACCGATGAGCACCACCAGCGTCAGCACCACCGCGAGGAACACCACGATCTTCGCGAGGCTCGCCTGCAGCGCCCGGGACAGCACGCGCGCCTCGGACAGGTAGCGCACCAGCTTGAGCACTCGGAAGATCCGCAGCAACCTCAGCACCCGGACGATCAGCAGCACCTGGGCTCCGGGAATGAGCAGCGCGAGATAGGCCGGCAGAATCGACAGCAGATCCACCACCCCGAAGAAGCTGCGGGCGTAATGGGCCGGGTGCCGGGCGGACACGAGCCGCAGCAGGTACTCGGCGGTGAACAGCACGGTCAGGGCCCATTCCAGATCGCGCAGCGGCGCAGCGTAGCGCCGCTGGAACCCGGAGACGCTGTCGAGCATCACGGCGAGCACACTGAGCACGATCGCGGCGATCAGCAGCAGGTCAAAGGCGCGTCCAGCCGGGGTGTCCGCGTCGTAGATGACGTTGCCCAGATTCACCCGCCACGCTGCCCGCCGGTCCGTCCCGCCGCTCATGGCAGAAGTGTAGCGGTGCCTGAAGGCTCCCGCCATGGCGGCACGGCCCGAACCATTCACCCCGGGAGATCCCGGGGCGCCGCCAGGGTGTGGGGAGCAGACGTATTTCGCGCAGAAGTTGGAACAGGGGGGCTGTCTCTTCGGCCGCCAGCTTCGTCAAGACCGTCCACTTTCAAGAGTGGTGACCACGCGCGCCTGGCCACGGCAGGTCTGTGCGGGGCGGCCGTGGCGCAGCAGTCGGCACAGGACCCTGCCCGTCTGCCGGACGTACTATAGGGACTTGACCCCGAACCCCTCTGCCCGCGCCCTTACACCCCAAGAACATCTCCGTCAGCTTCACCACGTCTACGGACCGCTGAGTCCCGCGTTCGTCGCAGAGGAACTGCGCTGCACCCTGGAAGACGCCGCGCGTCACCTCTACGGTCCCCACGCCGGTCGGTACTGCTGGGTCGGCCTGGCGGATCTGGCCCAGCTGTCTGGGGTGGGCATGACGGCACTCAA from Deinococcus aerophilus harbors:
- a CDS encoding class Ib ribonucleoside-diphosphate reductase assembly flavoprotein NrdI → MLLAYDSLTGNVRRLARELATAVGTEAVDVRTQTPERAYLLLTYTFGSGQVPGSTRTFLDQHGHLLRGVVSSGSYHWGQNFAQAANVIAQTHGVPVVAKVNKGGTAADRVRILTWLREQNRYGTLD
- a CDS encoding acyl-CoA thioesterase translates to MNASAHSPFGPPFSPLRPYAVETRVTHVVFPGDTNHHGTLFGGEALSLMESAAFIAATRYCRRRVVTRHLDAMEFTRPIPQGSLVDLVARVIRTGRSSMTVLVELFIEQMYSERRELGCTGTFVLVALDDDGQPTPVPRMERRHVL
- a CDS encoding family 43 glycosylhydrolase codes for the protein MFALYFTAQDAASGRQCIGVATASSPAGPFRDASAQPLVCQVGEGGSIDASPFQDADGTRYLLWKNDGNCCNQATNLYLQPLSADGLRLTGKASTLIQNFQLWEGAVIEAPTLYHAGGVYYLLYSAGPYDSDLYAVGYATAPRVTGPYKKAPENPILVSRGEVAGPGHQTVVTDGAGRTWLAYHAWTAGRTSDAAGGYRSLRLDPVSCAGGRVKVTGPTVTPQRAPAPLPAGPLYPGDFADPFVLNVDGTYYAYGTGLHGRAGGLAFEALSSPDLIHWTSHGGVLTPLGPERRDHWAPEIARREQTFYLYHSVGHGDQGHHLRVATAAHPLGPFEDLGLNLTPDELFAIDPHPFQAPDGAWWLFFARDDLGGERPGTVLAVAPLHDMTRLGEARTILRASGDWQRYQRERAMYGGVHDWHTLEGPFVVWRAGRFQLLYSGGAWVNETYGAGHAVADHPLGPWTEPVPGACVLRTAGSLRGPGHASVTARGGQDVLVFHAWDALRTRRQLYAAPLFWREGRPCTEWSGGP
- a CDS encoding ion transporter; translation: MSGGTDRRAAWRVNLGNVIYDADTPAGRAFDLLLIAAIVLSVLAVMLDSVSGFQRRYAAPLRDLEWALTVLFTAEYLLRLVSARHPAHYARSFFGVVDLLSILPAYLALLIPGAQVLLIVRVLRLLRIFRVLKLVRYLSEARVLSRALQASLAKIVVFLAVVLTLVVLIGTLMYVVEGPSNGFTSIPTGIYWAIVTLTTVGYGDIAPRTGWGKALASLAMILGYGIIAVPTGIVTVGLTQAHAERRHEDGTSLGARECSRCGLKAHQSDARYCRRCGEALPKVPPASGTG